CGATGTTTCATTGTCCGTCAGCCCTGGTGAGTTTGTTGCCATTACCGGTCCCTCGGGCTCAGGCAAGTCAACGCTCATGAACATCTTGGGTTGTCTTGATACGCCTACTGCCGGAACCTACTTGCTTGAGGGTCTTGACGTGGCGCAACTTGATGACGACGAGCTCGCTGAGGTACGCGCCGAGCGCATTGGTTTTGTCTTTCAGAGCTTTAATCTCTTGCCGCGTATGTCGGTGCTTGATAACGTGATGTTGCCACTTTCTTATAGCGGGCAAGCACGAGGCGAGCGCGAGCGCATGGCTGTTCACGCGCTGCATACCGCAGGACTTCCGGTTGACCACTTCGACCACCGCATTGGTGAGCTTTCAGGCGGTCAGATGCAGCGTGTGGCAATCGCACGCGCGCTGGTCAACG
This region of Collinsella sp. zg1085 genomic DNA includes:
- a CDS encoding ABC transporter ATP-binding protein; amino-acid sequence: MRPIIDIRHIHRVFETEAGYAHILHDVSLSVSPGEFVAITGPSGSGKSTLMNILGCLDTPTAGTYLLEGLDVAQLDDDELAEVRAERIGFVFQSFNLLPRMSVLDNVMLPLSYSGQARGERERMAVHALHTAGLPVDHFDHRIGELSGGQMQRVAIARALVNEPAIILADEPTGNLDSATGKMVLESFHKLRDAGKTIVLITHDPTIAETADRIITIRDGRIAATGDAYGRPSSAIPQI